A single region of the Eriocheir sinensis breed Jianghai 21 chromosome 53, ASM2467909v1, whole genome shotgun sequence genome encodes:
- the LOC126983211 gene encoding F-box only protein 21-like produces MPFSGRDAVVLCVLVCCVPLQYWLTRTSHSTPDQRSAEVYRLLEQIRTVANKWFSTAAWMDWLRHLHHKHMSSDYSHWYPVDDDNPLGECPAVEVWHYRSPQGTFGMSPKPRLDHPKEVKWRIGQVVRHHDFGYKGVIVGWDYKAKAPLEWILRQHKQNLHWRDQPNYTLLVDTDGRKIPQIAYVPQENITPLINEEVKHPDLHQYFDEFDGAQYIPSPWLQAVYPSD; encoded by the exons atgCCGTTCTCGGGCCGGGACGCTGTGGTGCTGTGTGTGCTGGTGTGCTGTGTGCCGCTGCAGTACTGGCTCACCCGCACCTCACACTCCACCCCCGACCAGCGCTCCGCAGAGGTGTATCGGCTGCTGGAACAGATCCGCACCGTCGCTAACAAGTGGTTCAGTACGGCCGCGTGGATGGACTGGCTCCGGCACCTCCACCACAAGCACATGTCCAGTG ACTACAGCCACTGGTACCCCGTGGACGATGACAACCCGCTGGgggagtgcccggcggtggaggTATGGCACTATCGCAGCCCCCAGGGGACCTTCGGCATGTCCCCCAAGCCGCGCCTCGACCACCCCAAGGAGGTCAAGTGGCGCATCGGCCAGGTGGTGCGCCATCACGACTTTGGCTACAAGGGCGTCATCGTTGGTTGGGACTACAAGGCGAAG GCGCCTCTGGAGTGGATACTAAGGCAGCACAAGCAAAATTTG CATTGGCGGGACCAGCCCAACTATACCCTCCTGGTGGACACAGATGGCCGAAAGATCCCACAGATTGCCTACGTCCCTCAGGAGAACATCACACCACTTATCAATGAGGAG gtGAAGCATCCCGACCTGCACCAATACTTTGACGAGTTTGACGGGGCGCAGTACATCCCGAGTCCCTGGCTGCAAGCGGTGTACCCCTCGGACTAG